A genome region from Natronosalvus rutilus includes the following:
- a CDS encoding PQQ-binding-like beta-propeller repeat protein, which translates to MPSTRRSVLAACTAGVGALAGCISTEKPTADGSWPRRTLTNAHTGHSTTEGPTTDLHTVWHRERPRSGVVNPSPVVDDGVLYFAYAQESRRNERGGAWVEAFDAATGDSRWTTELFRTDEFHYFYHSDSTVVDGNRLFLQTRPGLTMLTTDGEIQWTFENLYRGQQRPDVVTPVVTDDGVVTGTYGTLVEAHQEEVVYGIDPATGDKRWSVPFPEWAMMWQLVGTDDVVYVPFLGDGLVALDVATGAERWRWEGPINGTPTVVDDLLLVPLRRDDEYALVAMDRRDRSLRWQQSIGSRWPDAQFTVADGLIYHVANFGFEARRLETGKRVWRFGGDAGGEGEPAPDEPQVELVSTPSFLVTQSTSRAGSSVIRCTASCSSSTRQRARNSVTWRWGATKAPIWGPRRLPPTSSLSSRTTGTSTRLVSARSR; encoded by the coding sequence ATGCCCTCCACCCGCCGGTCGGTTCTCGCAGCGTGTACTGCCGGGGTCGGTGCACTCGCGGGGTGTATCTCGACCGAGAAACCGACCGCCGACGGCTCGTGGCCCAGACGAACGCTGACTAACGCCCATACCGGGCACTCGACGACGGAGGGTCCAACGACGGACCTCCACACCGTCTGGCACCGGGAGCGACCGAGAAGCGGGGTGGTCAATCCCTCTCCGGTCGTCGACGACGGCGTGCTTTACTTCGCCTATGCACAGGAGTCTCGACGTAACGAACGTGGCGGTGCGTGGGTCGAGGCGTTCGACGCGGCGACCGGCGATTCCCGATGGACGACCGAACTCTTCCGGACCGACGAGTTCCACTACTTCTACCACTCGGACTCGACGGTCGTCGACGGGAACCGGTTGTTCCTCCAGACCAGGCCCGGGTTGACGATGCTCACCACCGACGGGGAGATTCAGTGGACCTTCGAGAATCTTTATCGTGGCCAGCAACGGCCCGATGTCGTCACGCCCGTCGTTACCGATGATGGTGTCGTGACGGGGACGTACGGCACACTCGTCGAAGCCCATCAAGAGGAAGTCGTCTACGGCATCGATCCCGCGACCGGGGACAAACGCTGGAGCGTCCCGTTCCCCGAGTGGGCCATGATGTGGCAACTGGTCGGGACCGACGACGTCGTTTACGTTCCGTTCCTCGGTGACGGCCTCGTCGCACTCGACGTGGCGACGGGTGCGGAACGCTGGCGCTGGGAGGGACCCATCAATGGAACCCCGACCGTCGTCGACGACCTGCTACTCGTGCCGCTCCGGCGTGACGACGAGTACGCGCTCGTTGCGATGGACCGTCGTGACCGCTCGCTTCGCTGGCAGCAGTCAATCGGGTCCCGCTGGCCGGACGCACAATTCACCGTCGCTGACGGGTTGATCTATCACGTCGCGAACTTCGGCTTCGAGGCCCGCCGTCTCGAGACGGGCAAGCGGGTGTGGCGCTTCGGTGGCGACGCTGGCGGCGAAGGGGAGCCCGCGCCGGACGAACCGCAGGTCGAACTCGTCTCCACGCCGTCGTTTCTGGTGACGCAGTCTACGTCCCGGGCTGGTTCCAGCGTGATACGGTGTACGGCCAGCTGTTCGTCGTCGACGCGGCAACGGGCGAGGAACTCGGTCACGTGGAGATGGGGCGCAACGAAGGCGCCGATATGGGGACCCCGGCGGTTACCTCCGACCTCGTCTTTGTCGTCTCGAACTACGGGAACCTCTACGCGTTTGGTGAGTGCTCGTTCGAGGTAG
- a CDS encoding translation initiation factor IF-2 subunit beta has protein sequence MDYEASLERAMENVPDIGGDDDRLQIPDAQPQKDGAFTRFTNLGEIADVLSRETDHLHRFVQRELGTNGKLADGRGRYNGSFSGQDFDAAIDAYVEEYVRCSECGLPDTRLVREDRTPMLRCDACGAFRPVTKRSSSAQQQTQREAVEEGQTYTVEITGTGRKGDGVAEKGEYTIFVPGASEGDVVDIYIKNISGNLAFARID, from the coding sequence ATGGATTACGAAGCGAGCCTCGAGCGCGCGATGGAGAACGTCCCCGATATCGGCGGGGACGATGACCGACTGCAGATTCCCGACGCCCAGCCCCAGAAGGACGGTGCCTTCACCCGGTTTACTAACCTCGGCGAGATCGCGGACGTCCTCTCGCGAGAGACCGACCACTTACACCGATTCGTCCAGCGCGAACTCGGGACGAACGGGAAACTGGCCGACGGTCGCGGCCGGTACAACGGTTCGTTCTCCGGCCAGGACTTCGACGCCGCAATCGACGCCTACGTCGAGGAGTACGTCCGCTGTTCGGAGTGTGGCCTCCCCGACACGCGACTCGTCCGTGAGGACCGCACCCCGATGCTCCGGTGTGACGCCTGCGGGGCGTTCCGCCCGGTCACGAAGCGCTCCTCGAGCGCCCAGCAACAGACCCAGCGCGAGGCCGTCGAGGAAGGCCAGACCTACACCGTCGAGATTACCGGCACGGGTCGCAAAGGCGACGGAGTCGCGGAGAAAGGCGAGTACACAATCTTCGTTCCCGGCGCGAGCGAGGGCGACGTCGTCGACATCTACATCAAGAACATCTCGGGCAACCTGGCGTTCGCTCGCATCGACTGA